A single window of Syntrophotalea acetylenica DNA harbors:
- a CDS encoding diacylglycerol/polyprenol kinase family protein — MNELHLEIGAALVYAGIFILIFALGEIIRYLQPSCPELSRKFIHFAGGLTALTFPRHIQSHWSILCLATGFAAVLVLAKMKGLLRSVHGIERKSYGAMLFPVSVYLLFLLGQSRTILYFVSILVMTVSDTLAAVIGDRYGSIRYEVEGVTKSLEGSTVFFFVTFLCVHISLLLMTPTGRLESVLMAFVIAVLITAFEAVSPTGSDNFFVPLGTFFILGNMMKQPLPAMLNHIGILLAMMVATAILTAKIKLFKTTGLIGMILVNYAAWTLAGVTWFLPLLLGQILLYGLVAYFVDKVTEGITGYQIKFLFYAVLLPVLLIFAANALHARLTFFLPYVTSITTTLAIIGYFFLAILKPCKDEWLRCLARNRALSILCCAGLSVAGVCLIPIFFHGQAVIVSLFIVFGATSFALCLFHFLFQKMGLGLQIVLRQRVRLLCSLIAVALVFLLQEFAFSS, encoded by the coding sequence TTGAACGAATTGCATCTTGAAATAGGTGCCGCTCTTGTCTACGCCGGCATTTTCATACTGATTTTTGCACTCGGCGAAATTATCCGTTACTTGCAGCCTTCCTGTCCCGAATTGTCCAGAAAATTCATCCATTTTGCCGGCGGACTCACTGCGTTGACTTTTCCACGCCATATTCAATCCCACTGGAGCATCCTGTGCCTTGCCACAGGCTTTGCCGCGGTCCTCGTCCTGGCAAAGATGAAGGGATTGCTGAGATCGGTGCATGGTATTGAAAGAAAATCCTATGGTGCCATGTTGTTTCCCGTCTCCGTTTATCTTCTGTTCCTTCTCGGTCAGTCCAGAACCATTTTGTATTTCGTTTCGATTCTGGTGATGACCGTCTCAGATACCCTTGCGGCGGTGATAGGCGACCGGTATGGATCGATACGATATGAAGTCGAGGGCGTGACCAAGAGTCTGGAAGGTTCCACGGTCTTTTTTTTCGTCACCTTTTTATGCGTGCATATTTCCCTGTTGTTGATGACACCGACTGGCAGGCTTGAATCGGTGCTGATGGCATTTGTGATCGCTGTCCTCATAACCGCTTTCGAGGCTGTTTCGCCAACAGGCAGCGATAATTTCTTCGTCCCCCTGGGGACGTTCTTCATTCTTGGAAACATGATGAAACAGCCCCTTCCGGCCATGCTGAATCACATCGGAATCCTGCTCGCCATGATGGTGGCCACGGCGATCCTCACAGCAAAGATCAAGCTGTTTAAAACCACCGGTTTGATCGGCATGATACTGGTCAATTATGCCGCCTGGACCCTGGCTGGGGTTACATGGTTTCTGCCTTTATTGCTGGGGCAGATTCTGCTGTATGGGCTGGTGGCATATTTTGTCGATAAGGTGACAGAGGGAATTACCGGTTACCAGATTAAATTCCTGTTTTATGCCGTCTTGTTGCCGGTTCTGCTGATCTTTGCCGCCAATGCCCTGCACGCCAGGCTGACCTTTTTTTTGCCCTATGTGACTTCGATAACAACGACTCTGGCTATTATAGGTTACTTTTTCCTGGCAATTCTGAAGCCTTGCAAGGATGAGTGGCTTCGTTGTCTGGCGAGAAACCGCGCCCTGTCGATCCTTTGCTGTGCCGGATTATCTGTTGCTGGCGTCTGCCTGATCCCCATTTTTTTCCACGGCCAGGCTGTTATTGTTTCGCTGTTTATCGTGTTTGGTGCCACAAGTTTTGCCTTGTGTCTGTTTCATTTCCTCTTCCAGAAAATGGGTCTCGGCCTGCAAATTGTATTACGACAGAGGGTGCGCCTTTTATGCTCACTGATTGCCGTCGCCCTTGTTTTTCTGCTGCAGGAATTCGCGTTTTCTTCCTGA
- a CDS encoding DUF3419 family protein, whose amino-acid sequence MKDRDTIEQRARFDIIRYANCWEDADVLLPALAVREGGDYLSIASAGDNTLSLLHAKPSMVLAVDISATQLACLELRKAAFQSLAYEEVLQFIGVNPSTTRDRTYRLVRGRLSPLSRQFWDANPGIIAKGMIHCGKFERYFRLFRKMVLPMIHGRKVVCDLMQNKSEAQRHAFYRETWNNRRWRALFRIFFSRKIMGYLGRDPEFFTYVEGDVASRLLERAEYALTALATDQNPYLEFILTGNFGKTLPFYLREENFEKIRDHLDRLILFHGNLLEALRAHASLRFDGFNLSDIFEYMNYAEYVSELQKVIDASKPGTRVVYWNMLADRKNPLALKNRLATLEDLAADLFKQDKAFFYKALVIERVL is encoded by the coding sequence ATGAAAGATCGCGACACCATAGAGCAGCGCGCGAGATTTGACATCATCCGTTACGCCAACTGTTGGGAGGATGCCGATGTCCTGTTGCCGGCACTGGCTGTGCGGGAGGGAGGCGACTATCTGTCCATTGCTTCGGCCGGTGACAATACCCTGAGCCTGTTGCACGCCAAGCCATCCATGGTTCTTGCCGTGGATATCAGCGCCACGCAACTGGCATGTCTGGAATTGCGCAAGGCAGCTTTTCAGAGCCTGGCGTATGAAGAAGTTCTGCAATTTATTGGCGTCAATCCAAGCACTACCAGGGACAGGACTTACCGACTGGTCCGGGGCCGGCTTTCTCCGCTCTCAAGACAATTCTGGGATGCCAACCCCGGGATCATCGCCAAGGGAATGATCCATTGCGGCAAATTCGAAAGGTATTTCCGGCTTTTCAGAAAGATGGTCTTGCCAATGATCCACGGCAGGAAGGTGGTTTGCGATCTTATGCAAAACAAAAGCGAGGCGCAACGTCATGCCTTTTACCGGGAAACGTGGAATAATCGACGGTGGCGGGCGCTTTTCAGAATTTTTTTCAGTCGCAAGATCATGGGGTATCTCGGACGGGATCCGGAATTTTTCACCTATGTCGAAGGGGATGTCGCATCTCGTCTTCTGGAACGGGCCGAATATGCTCTGACGGCATTGGCTACGGATCAGAATCCTTATCTCGAATTCATACTCACCGGAAATTTCGGAAAAACGCTGCCGTTTTACCTGCGCGAGGAAAACTTTGAAAAAATCCGCGACCATCTCGACCGATTGATCCTCTTCCATGGGAACCTTCTCGAAGCTCTGCGTGCCCATGCTTCTCTTCGATTCGACGGGTTCAACCTTTCGGATATTTTTGAATATATGAACTATGCGGAATATGTGTCCGAGCTGCAAAAAGTCATTGACGCTTCGAAACCAGGAACCCGGGTGGTTTACTGGAACATGCTGGCAGACAGAAAAAATCCCCTTGCATTGAAAAACCGGCTCGCCACACTGGAAGATCTCGCTGCTGACCTGTTCAAACAGGACAAGGCCTTTTTTTACAAGGCACTTGTGATCGAGAGGGTTCTTTGA
- a CDS encoding hydroxymethylglutaryl-CoA reductase yields MTVSRKFSESAIKSVLQGKDPGELAVQLQMRTVDEFPLPPSLPRESVADQPSQETRLRILEGQGIRFEYLTGRKRVEDPGVFQSHIENYIGIAQLPVGAIGPLRINGVHAHGDFYVPLATSEGALIASYNRGAKIASLSGGVRAFCLTERVSRAPGFLFADLIQAGEFIVWVIRHFENLREEAQKTTTHGHLEDMKVTLEGNHVFLHFEYTTGDAAGQNMVTIATEAACRFIVAKCPVKPKLWFVESNMSGDKKATALSFLSVRGKKVIAETVIPRNLIKRMLHTTPEMMMEYWKMSFVGGVQTGSIGVQGHYANGLAAMFIACGQDAACVAEASVGLTRLDLDDNGDLYISVSLPNLIVGTIGGGTGLPTQKECLAMLGCTGSGSARKFAEICAAVALAGEISIMGALSSGQFTQAHIKYGRKTKK; encoded by the coding sequence ATGACTGTTTCCAGGAAATTTTCAGAAAGTGCCATAAAATCGGTTCTTCAGGGAAAGGATCCCGGCGAACTCGCCGTACAACTTCAAATGCGAACGGTGGATGAGTTTCCCCTGCCGCCAAGCTTGCCAAGGGAATCCGTGGCGGACCAGCCTTCACAGGAAACAAGGCTTAGAATCCTCGAAGGGCAGGGGATAAGATTCGAGTACCTTACCGGACGGAAACGGGTAGAGGATCCAGGCGTTTTTCAAAGCCACATCGAAAACTATATCGGCATCGCGCAATTGCCGGTCGGCGCCATTGGTCCGCTGAGGATCAACGGCGTCCATGCACACGGGGATTTTTACGTCCCTTTGGCAACGTCCGAAGGGGCTTTGATCGCATCCTATAATCGTGGCGCCAAGATAGCGAGCCTCAGCGGCGGAGTGAGGGCTTTTTGCCTGACGGAAAGGGTTTCGAGGGCGCCCGGCTTTCTCTTTGCCGATTTGATTCAGGCCGGGGAATTCATTGTATGGGTCATCCGTCATTTTGAAAATTTGCGGGAAGAAGCACAAAAAACCACGACCCACGGACATTTGGAAGACATGAAGGTTACCCTTGAAGGAAACCATGTCTTTCTTCATTTTGAATACACTACCGGCGATGCCGCCGGCCAGAACATGGTGACGATTGCCACGGAAGCTGCATGCCGTTTTATTGTGGCAAAATGCCCTGTCAAACCCAAACTCTGGTTTGTTGAAAGCAATATGTCCGGCGACAAGAAAGCCACCGCGCTGTCGTTTTTGTCGGTCCGCGGGAAAAAAGTCATTGCGGAAACCGTCATCCCCCGAAACCTGATAAAACGCATGCTGCATACGACGCCCGAGATGATGATGGAGTACTGGAAGATGTCCTTTGTTGGCGGCGTTCAAACAGGATCCATCGGTGTGCAGGGCCATTACGCCAACGGATTGGCGGCGATGTTTATCGCTTGTGGTCAGGACGCGGCTTGTGTTGCTGAAGCTTCAGTCGGACTTACCCGACTTGACCTGGACGATAATGGCGATTTGTATATCTCGGTCTCCCTGCCTAATCTCATCGTCGGGACCATCGGCGGGGGCACCGGGCTTCCGACCCAAAAAGAATGCCTTGCGATGCTTGGTTGCACAGGATCGGGTTCGGCCAGAAAATTTGCCGAGATTTGCGCCGCCGTCGCCCTTGCCGGAGAAATCTCCATCATGGGTGCTTTATCGTCCGGCCAATTTACCCAGGCGCACATAAAATACGGCCGCAAAACAAAAAAATGA
- a CDS encoding Mrp/NBP35 family ATP-binding protein, with amino-acid sequence MPDEQKKPESTMPGLRKVRHILAVASGKGGVGKTTIAVNVAFALKQKGNKVGLLDADVYGPSVPVMLGISESPGWQDKMIIPAQKFGLRIMSLGMVTEKGQPVVWRGPLVSKAISQLLGQVLWGDLDYLVVDLPPGTGDPSITMAQLLPTAGVLMVTTPQEVALADVRRSIDLFTKFNLHIVGLVENMSYFLCGHSEEPIEIFGQGGGERLSKEFGLQLLGKIPIDLDLRKGGDSGVPLVVSAPDSVLGRIFRNIAEKIMNVLS; translated from the coding sequence ATGCCTGATGAGCAAAAAAAACCGGAAAGCACAATGCCTGGATTGAGAAAAGTACGTCATATTCTGGCTGTCGCCAGCGGCAAAGGCGGGGTCGGCAAAACCACCATCGCTGTAAATGTTGCTTTTGCACTCAAGCAAAAAGGTAACAAAGTTGGTCTTCTGGATGCGGACGTCTATGGCCCCAGTGTGCCGGTGATGCTGGGAATCAGTGAGTCACCGGGTTGGCAGGACAAGATGATAATTCCCGCGCAAAAGTTCGGGCTTAGAATCATGTCGCTGGGCATGGTCACCGAAAAAGGGCAACCGGTTGTCTGGCGTGGGCCGCTGGTATCCAAGGCAATCAGCCAATTGCTAGGGCAGGTTTTGTGGGGTGATCTGGATTATCTGGTTGTTGACCTGCCACCCGGGACAGGAGATCCGTCCATTACCATGGCGCAGTTGCTGCCGACGGCAGGTGTGCTGATGGTGACAACACCTCAGGAGGTAGCTCTGGCCGATGTACGCAGATCCATCGACCTTTTCACTAAATTCAATTTGCATATTGTTGGCCTGGTTGAGAACATGTCCTATTTCTTGTGTGGCCATTCTGAAGAGCCCATCGAGATTTTCGGCCAGGGCGGCGGTGAAAGATTGAGCAAAGAGTTCGGTCTGCAACTGCTCGGGAAAATTCCCATTGACCTGGACCTCCGCAAAGGCGGCGACTCCGGTGTGCCGCTAGTGGTGTCGGCACCGGATTCTGTGTTAGGCAGGATATTTCGAAACATTGCTGAAAAAATCATGAATGTTTTGAGCTGA
- a CDS encoding molybdopterin oxidoreductase family protein, which translates to MGGNPLGSGPNLRKIQEVFTAMDFVVVQDMFLSETAMLADVVLPACSFAEKSGSFTSASRLVQKVDKIIEPVGKSRPDWEILCDLSDRMGYPMPYRGPQDIMQEIAALAPSYGGISHGRLETAGLRVPCPSADHPGTEFLWGKTFKTPDGKGHFFPAAYQAPAEVPNEEYPYLLTTGKDLYHLHTGSYTNKSVPLSRLAPEDLLEISVSDAKKIGVANGDKVRVRSRRGHIDITAQVTDRVPDGTVFATFHSGAVNDLTIDSLDAMAKVPELKMCAVTIEKVA; encoded by the coding sequence ATGGGAGGAAACCCGCTGGGCAGCGGGCCCAATCTCAGGAAAATTCAAGAAGTATTTACGGCAATGGACTTTGTCGTCGTGCAGGATATGTTTCTGAGCGAAACGGCCATGCTGGCCGATGTCGTTCTGCCGGCCTGTTCTTTCGCGGAAAAGAGTGGTTCCTTTACAAGTGCTTCCCGTCTGGTGCAAAAGGTAGATAAAATTATCGAGCCGGTGGGAAAAAGCCGGCCTGACTGGGAAATTTTGTGCGATCTGAGCGACCGAATGGGCTATCCAATGCCCTATCGTGGGCCACAGGACATAATGCAGGAAATTGCGGCATTGGCTCCCTCATATGGAGGCATTTCCCATGGACGTTTGGAAACGGCGGGATTGAGAGTACCTTGTCCATCGGCGGACCATCCGGGAACCGAGTTTCTCTGGGGAAAAACTTTCAAAACGCCTGATGGAAAAGGGCACTTTTTCCCCGCTGCCTATCAAGCACCCGCAGAAGTTCCGAATGAGGAATATCCATATTTACTGACAACCGGAAAGGATCTTTATCATCTCCACACAGGGTCCTACACCAACAAATCCGTGCCTCTGTCCAGGCTGGCTCCGGAGGACTTGCTGGAAATAAGCGTGTCCGACGCGAAAAAGATAGGAGTCGCCAATGGCGACAAAGTACGGGTTAGGTCCCGCAGGGGCCATATCGACATCACCGCGCAAGTTACCGACCGAGTGCCGGACGGGACTGTCTTTGCGACTTTCCATTCCGGAGCGGTAAATGATTTGACCATCGATAGTCTGGACGCAATGGCCAAGGTTCCGGAACTGAAAATGTGCGCGGTTACAATTGAAAAGGTCGCATAA
- a CDS encoding molybdopterin-dependent oxidoreductase codes for MIQIIINGQPCMAKENSLLLNACEENGFNIPHLCHKEGLSSVGVCRLCIVRVKGMKGLVPSCCTVVTEGMEVTTEDEEICRLRRINLEMILAEHEHNCLVCENSGKCELQNLAYALDVSSPRFPVNKKLRPIEESSEVIARDPNLCILCGRCVRACAEVTDRRILEFANRGPELLINAGLQEPLADTDCASCGACLQACPTGALTVKLARFQGRSWEVKKVQTTCTHCGGGCQIEFWAKGNRLVRAYGVEKEGAENRGHLCVKGRFGFDFVHSADRLSTPLIKKNGQFIAASWDEALDRVAENFQKIKKAHGSDAIGGIASSKSTNEENYLFQKFMRACIGTNNVDFCTRFCHTPSAVALGRAFGGGAMTNSPALIEKAEVVLIAGLNLTEMYPVFADFVKQKVKAGKLKLIVVDPRRIDLVDYSQVWIRPRIGTDIAWINGLMNVILNRQLQDDEFIASRTVGFDDLQAAVKYYTPENVEAITGVRAQTIEDAGMLYGNAPRAAILYGMGVTQHIHGTDNVSGLCNLALLTGNVGKAGTGVNSIAKQNNGQGAGDMGCLPPIYPGGQPVADEVVNQKFSKAWGVPLSKNRGLPNRTWFWKRKESKVFMSWEETRWAAGPISGKFKKYLRQWTLSSCRICF; via the coding sequence ATGATTCAGATAATAATTAATGGCCAGCCATGCATGGCGAAAGAAAACTCTTTGCTATTGAACGCTTGTGAAGAAAACGGTTTTAACATTCCTCACCTGTGTCACAAGGAGGGGTTGAGTTCCGTCGGGGTATGCCGGCTTTGTATCGTCAGGGTCAAGGGGATGAAGGGGCTTGTGCCATCCTGCTGCACCGTTGTGACCGAGGGCATGGAAGTTACCACCGAGGATGAGGAGATCTGCCGGTTGCGCCGCATCAACCTGGAAATGATCCTGGCCGAACATGAGCACAATTGTCTTGTCTGTGAAAACAGCGGAAAGTGCGAACTGCAGAATCTGGCCTATGCGCTGGATGTCAGTTCTCCGCGGTTTCCGGTCAACAAGAAATTACGGCCCATCGAGGAGTCCAGCGAAGTGATCGCAAGAGATCCCAACCTCTGCATCCTGTGCGGACGCTGCGTGCGGGCCTGCGCCGAAGTGACGGATCGCCGGATTCTGGAGTTTGCCAACCGCGGACCCGAACTGCTGATTAATGCCGGGTTGCAGGAACCACTGGCTGACACCGACTGCGCCTCATGCGGCGCCTGTCTGCAGGCCTGTCCGACCGGAGCGCTGACGGTAAAGCTGGCACGTTTTCAGGGCCGGAGTTGGGAAGTGAAGAAAGTGCAGACCACCTGTACCCATTGCGGCGGCGGATGCCAGATCGAATTCTGGGCCAAGGGCAACAGGCTGGTAAGGGCCTATGGGGTGGAGAAGGAGGGGGCCGAGAATCGGGGGCATCTGTGTGTCAAAGGGCGCTTCGGATTCGATTTCGTTCACAGCGCCGACAGGCTTTCAACACCACTGATTAAAAAAAATGGGCAATTCATAGCGGCCAGTTGGGACGAGGCCCTGGACAGAGTTGCTGAAAATTTCCAGAAAATCAAGAAAGCACATGGCAGTGACGCCATTGGCGGCATTGCGTCCTCCAAAAGCACCAATGAGGAAAATTACCTTTTCCAGAAATTCATGCGCGCCTGCATCGGAACCAATAACGTCGACTTCTGTACCCGTTTCTGCCATACCCCCAGTGCTGTCGCATTGGGTCGTGCATTTGGTGGGGGGGCCATGACCAACTCTCCGGCACTTATTGAAAAAGCTGAAGTTGTTCTCATAGCCGGTCTTAATCTTACGGAGATGTATCCGGTTTTTGCTGATTTTGTCAAACAGAAGGTCAAGGCAGGAAAACTGAAGCTGATTGTTGTCGATCCACGCCGAATAGATCTGGTCGATTACAGTCAGGTTTGGATCCGCCCGCGGATCGGGACAGATATCGCCTGGATCAACGGCCTGATGAACGTTATTTTGAATCGGCAACTGCAAGACGACGAATTCATCGCTTCCAGAACCGTTGGGTTCGATGATCTGCAAGCGGCGGTAAAATACTATACTCCGGAAAACGTTGAAGCCATAACCGGAGTGCGTGCCCAGACCATAGAGGACGCCGGCATGCTGTACGGCAACGCTCCAAGGGCCGCCATTCTGTATGGCATGGGCGTTACTCAGCATATCCATGGAACGGACAATGTCTCGGGGTTGTGCAACCTGGCGCTGCTCACTGGAAACGTGGGCAAAGCAGGCACCGGGGTGAACAGCATTGCCAAGCAGAATAACGGGCAGGGAGCAGGGGACATGGGTTGTCTGCCACCTATTTATCCTGGCGGGCAGCCTGTCGCTGACGAAGTTGTCAACCAGAAATTCAGTAAGGCGTGGGGCGTGCCCCTTTCAAAAAACCGGGGCTTACCGAATCGGACATGGTTCTGGAAAAGGAAAGAATCAAAGGTCTTTATGTCATGGGAGGAAACCCGCTGGGCAGCGGGCCCAATCTCAGGAAAATTCAAGAAGTATTTACGGCAATGGACTTTGTCGTCGTGCAGGATATGTTTCTGA
- a CDS encoding NADH-ubiquinone oxidoreductase-F iron-sulfur binding region domain-containing protein: MRIHSYEDLALLRNRIAEQRSGSAGKTRIVVYGSTCGIASGALKVLEAIEKAVGKTGRDDVEILQHGCMGCCFIEPYISVRQEGNSTLYGFLDAEKACHVVESHLLRGEVLHDYRIDESMPFFRRQERRITGLLGVIDPLSIEDYIHHEGYAGLAEALRKDSADILQEVNGSGLRGRGGAGFPTGRKWQFARQARGDQKYVVCNADEGDPGAYMNRAEIEGNPHAVLEGMAIAGYVIGANRGYIYVRAEYPLAVETLRKAVAQAREYGLLGKNILGTSFDFDIEIFLGSGAFVCGEETALLASLEQKRGNPRHRPPFPAIEGLFGKPTVINNVGTLSNIPLIIRKGAQWWKSVGTDTTRGTKVFCLTGKIRNSGLIEVPMGITMKEIVFDIGGGIPDEKKFKAAQLGGPSGGFIPAEHLDLPIDYESLQTIGSIMGSGGMVILDEDSCMVDAAHFFLQFDQDESCGQCVPCRIGLPLMIRMLEKISGGKGEMSDLENLTVVAESLRKTSLCALGQTAANPTLSTLRFFRDEYEAHIRDKKCPAGVCRSLIRFSIDKDKCVGCGICKKVCPENAIHGERKEPHWIDEEKCVKCGLCKDACKFDAIIVS, from the coding sequence ATGCGGATACATTCTTATGAAGATCTGGCGCTGTTGAGAAATCGGATCGCTGAACAGAGATCCGGATCGGCGGGAAAAACCCGGATCGTTGTTTATGGATCGACGTGCGGAATCGCTTCCGGGGCATTGAAAGTTCTGGAAGCCATTGAAAAAGCCGTTGGAAAAACCGGCAGGGACGATGTTGAAATTCTGCAGCACGGTTGTATGGGATGTTGCTTTATCGAACCCTACATATCCGTCAGGCAGGAGGGTAACTCGACGTTGTACGGATTTCTCGATGCCGAAAAAGCCTGCCACGTGGTAGAGAGCCATTTGCTGCGGGGGGAAGTTTTGCATGACTATCGTATCGATGAAAGCATGCCCTTTTTCAGACGACAGGAAAGACGGATAACCGGTCTGCTCGGGGTTATCGATCCATTGAGTATCGAGGACTATATCCATCATGAAGGATATGCGGGACTGGCCGAGGCATTGCGCAAAGACAGCGCCGATATCCTTCAGGAAGTAAATGGCTCCGGACTGCGGGGCAGGGGCGGTGCCGGTTTCCCTACCGGAAGAAAATGGCAGTTTGCCCGCCAGGCCAGGGGTGACCAGAAATATGTAGTGTGCAACGCCGACGAAGGCGATCCGGGAGCCTACATGAACCGGGCTGAAATCGAGGGCAATCCCCATGCCGTGCTGGAAGGTATGGCTATTGCCGGCTATGTGATAGGTGCCAATCGGGGGTACATCTATGTTCGTGCCGAATATCCCCTGGCCGTGGAAACCCTGCGTAAGGCCGTTGCCCAGGCCCGGGAATACGGCCTTCTGGGTAAAAACATTCTGGGGACCTCCTTCGATTTTGACATCGAAATCTTTCTTGGTTCCGGCGCCTTTGTATGCGGGGAAGAGACCGCATTGCTGGCTTCCCTGGAACAGAAACGGGGCAACCCCCGCCACCGTCCGCCGTTTCCGGCCATCGAGGGACTGTTCGGGAAACCGACGGTGATCAACAATGTCGGCACCTTGTCCAACATTCCGCTGATCATCCGCAAAGGGGCACAATGGTGGAAGTCGGTGGGAACCGATACCACCAGGGGGACGAAAGTTTTCTGCCTGACCGGAAAAATCCGCAACAGCGGCCTGATCGAGGTTCCCATGGGTATCACCATGAAGGAAATCGTCTTCGATATCGGCGGCGGCATTCCTGACGAAAAGAAATTCAAGGCCGCTCAGCTGGGAGGTCCTTCGGGCGGTTTTATCCCCGCCGAACATCTCGATCTGCCCATCGATTATGAATCCCTCCAGACTATCGGGTCCATCATGGGCTCGGGCGGCATGGTCATTCTCGACGAAGACTCCTGTATGGTCGACGCGGCTCATTTTTTCCTGCAGTTCGATCAGGATGAATCCTGCGGACAGTGCGTGCCCTGCCGGATAGGACTGCCACTGATGATCCGGATGCTGGAAAAAATCAGTGGGGGAAAGGGAGAGATGTCAGACCTTGAAAATCTGACCGTCGTGGCGGAGAGCCTGCGCAAAACCTCTCTCTGCGCGCTTGGACAAACCGCCGCCAACCCGACACTGAGCACACTGCGTTTTTTCCGCGATGAATACGAGGCCCATATACGGGATAAAAAATGTCCTGCGGGGGTTTGCCGGTCACTCATACGTTTTTCCATCGATAAGGATAAATGCGTCGGCTGTGGCATCTGTAAAAAAGTCTGCCCCGAGAATGCTATCCACGGAGAACGCAAGGAACCACACTGGATTGACGAGGAAAAATGCGTCAAGTGCGGTTTGTGCAAGGATGCCTGTAAGTTCGATGCCATCATCGTTTCCTGA
- the nuoE gene encoding NADH-quinone oxidoreductase subunit NuoE yields MNDEDLLKANQIISGFDRDSNSLIHILQEIQAKLGYVPQESQREVADYLGVPVSKVFGIVSFYNFFKINPPGRHQVHVCMGTACYVKGAEKLIEKIKAEFKIRPGETTADHRFSLEEVRCIGCCAIGPVITVDEDVYGGMTPEKVSAILKKYE; encoded by the coding sequence ATGAATGACGAAGATCTTTTGAAGGCGAATCAGATTATTTCCGGTTTCGATAGGGATTCGAATTCCTTGATTCATATCCTTCAGGAAATTCAGGCAAAACTGGGTTATGTGCCGCAAGAATCGCAAAGAGAAGTCGCCGACTACCTTGGGGTTCCTGTCAGCAAGGTTTTCGGAATTGTCAGTTTTTACAATTTTTTCAAAATCAACCCGCCCGGCAGGCATCAGGTCCATGTCTGCATGGGAACCGCCTGTTATGTAAAGGGTGCCGAAAAGTTGATCGAGAAGATAAAGGCCGAATTCAAAATCCGGCCGGGGGAAACCACTGCCGATCACAGGTTCTCTCTGGAGGAGGTCCGATGCATAGGCTGTTGTGCCATCGGACCGGTTATTACCGTCGATGAAGATGTTTATGGCGGCATGACCCCTGAGAAAGTTTCGGCCATTCTCAAAAAATACGAGTAG